In Dermacentor variabilis isolate Ectoservices chromosome 11, ASM5094787v1, whole genome shotgun sequence, one genomic interval encodes:
- the LOC142563463 gene encoding uncharacterized protein LOC142563463, which yields MPGKLGRSVNLLPRGPHDGVHVERRLGFTEASLGSRQGSPISPLLWNVVVDGLLRLLMPLGVRVQAYADDTVVLVPGKNRAQVMAAATDAIKRIETWTAGCKLGLNHDKTFCVLFSFGKGGMEKSHPTIIRLSERQQEGAPVSLLREASGRGDRKAPVFFQTRGAPAAEGGNAGHEIVHFHAPAHHHRLVDEAPPAQTGTPASGDARVTDLVAEVARLQVEGPHDHGAAHHAASRHGSLPYDEVAALQVLANQPPTGLELDRLNAEFHLFRMRRAGTFGAHTFAPDETLYPHDAWGAHRSEARGFPFVCLGVSEANARSSEPGTHVYTDISYTSASAGSAVVVLKPRGSIAAVRKFRPTIASSAYCAEVIAMAEALNYLETHQWAPPARIYADSLSLLVAMSQVTTRDARIAGIKSALHRLQRRGAVSLFHVPAHRGVFGNELADMAASPAATSGADRRSHRSFREARAAFSATVRARWAVEWRAEHSDTELYKWVPDVTNIPPDFPPHGRLACLITAHGRFTYCFHRFRISQHMRRP from the coding sequence ATGCCCGGAAAACTTGGTCGGTCTGTTAACCTCCTTCCTCGAGGGCCGCACGATGGAGTACACGTCGAACGCCGGCTCGGTTTCACGGAGGCGTCGCTAGGCAGTAGGCAGGGGTCGCCCATCTCCCCGCTCCTGTGGAACGTGGTGGTCGACGGGCTGCTTCGGCTGCTGATGCCGCTCGGGGTGCGCGTGCAGGCGTATGCTGACGACACCGTGGTGCTCGTGCCGGGGAAAAACAGGGCGCAGGTCATGGCGGCTGCGACGGACGCGATAAAACGCATTGAGACATGGACGGCCGGGTGTAAGCTCGGCCTCAACCATGACAAAACATTTTGCGTCCTGTTTTCGTTTGGGAAGGGTGGCATGGAAAAGAGCCATCCCACCATCATCCGGCTGAGTGAGAGGCAGCAAGAAGGGGCTCCCGTTTCGCTCCTCCGTGAAGCTTCTGGGCGTGGTGATAGAAAGGCGCCTGTCTTTTTTCAAACACGCGGAGCACCTGCAGCGGAAGGCGGAAACGCTGGCCATGAAATCGTTCACTTTCATGCGCCTGCACACCACCATAGACTCGTCGATGAGGCGCCGCCTGCACAGACAGGTACTCCTGCCAGCGGTGACGCTCGCGTCACCGATCTGGTGGCCGAAGTCGCCCGACTGCAGGTTGAAGGCCCGCATGATCACGGTGCAGCGCACCATGCTGCTAGCCGTCACGGGAGCCTACCGTACGACGAGGTGGCCGCGCTGCAGGTGCTCGCAAACCAGCCGCCCACCGGGCTGGAGCTCGACAGGCTCAACGCGGAATTCCATCTGTTCCGCATGCGAAGGGCGGGTACGTTCGGTGCGCACACCTTCGCGCCGGACGAGACGCTATACCCGCACGACGCCTGGGGCGCGCACCGATCGGAGGCGCGGGGTTTCCCGTTCGTGTGTCTCGGCGTGTCGGAGGCAAACGCGCGGTCGTCGGAACCGGGAACTCACGTGTATACGGACATTTCTTACACGTCGGCGTCCGCGGGCTCGGCGGTCGTAGTCCTAAAGCCGCGAGGCTCTATCGCCGCAGTACGTAAGTTTCGACCTACGATTGCTTCGAGTGCATACTGCGCCGAGGTGATAGCGATGGCCGAGGCCCTCAACTACTTGGAAACACACCAGTGGGCCCCGCCGGCGCGTATATACGCGGACAGCCTGTCGCTGCTCGTCGCGATGTCCCAAGTAACAACCAGGGACGCGCGGATCGCGGGCATCAAGAGCGCCTTACACAGGCTTCAAAGACGGGGCGCCGTATCACTGTTTCACGTGCCCGCCCACCGGGGCGTTTTCGGCAACGAGCTGGCGGACATGGCGGCGAGCCCCGCGGCGACCTCGGGCGCGGACCGAAGGTCGCACCGGTCCTTCAGGGAGGCGCGGGCCGCGTTTTCGGCGACGGTGCGCGCGCGCTGGGCCGTGGAGTGGCGAGCAGAACACTCCGACACCGAGTTATACAAGTGGGTGCCGGATGTCACAAACATACCCCCTGACTTCCCGCCGCATGGACGGTTGGCGTGCCTGATAACCGCCCACGGCCGGTTCACGTACTGCTTCCACCGATTCCGAATATCACAGCATATGCGCCGCCCCTAA